Part of the Methylomonas rapida genome is shown below.
GTGATTGTCTTTTTTATGCGCGGCAAAATGCGGAGTCAGTTGGTTGATGTTGGCTGTCAATAAAGCAACTTGTACTTCAGTGGAACCGGTGTCGGATTCCGACAAACGGTATTCTTCGACGACTGCTTTTTTTTGTTCTGCGGTTAATGCCATTCTTAATCCCTATCGATTAATAAAAGTGAATAAAAACCATCCATCGATGGCGAGTAAACATCGCCCCCACAATAGGGTGCAGGAGCGGATGAATCTTTTCCTGAGCAATCAAGAGACTTGATTGCTCAGGTTGAATAATTTTTTGGGAGCTAGTCTATCATTCAAAAGGATTTCTCCCAACCCCAAAAAGGTTTGTTCGCGATATAGACGTACCGAGCCGGGCGCATATCCGCTGATGCGGATTTGTTGGCCGTGATTGATGCTAGCCGCCTGTTGTTCGGACAATGAAATAGCCGGTAT
Proteins encoded:
- the rpsO gene encoding 30S ribosomal protein S15, with amino-acid sequence MALTAEQKKAVVEEYRLSESDTGSTEVQVALLTANINQLTPHFAAHKKDNHSRRGLLRMVNQRRKLLDYLKDTDIARYRSLIERLGIRK